From a single Pseudomonas serboccidentalis genomic region:
- a CDS encoding YfiR family protein — translation MKVAVWATERVVRCTYALLVGLLCLLTGVASAQPQTVAGMAEQRAQSVTQVVLGILSYARWPVEPAQLHLCIVGPTEYTDDLVKGTTQATGRPVAVRRLLADNPAIVSECDAVYIGKLTADERSRLFASLIGHPVLSISEGGDQCTVGSLFCLRVGDDQVSFEVNLDSVARSGVRIHPSVLQLSRRKPAAP, via the coding sequence ATGAAGGTGGCTGTCTGGGCGACAGAGCGCGTGGTTCGCTGCACGTACGCATTGCTGGTCGGTCTGCTCTGTTTGCTGACGGGCGTTGCTAGTGCGCAGCCACAAACAGTGGCGGGCATGGCCGAGCAACGCGCCCAGTCTGTGACGCAGGTCGTGTTGGGCATCCTCAGTTACGCGCGCTGGCCGGTCGAACCTGCGCAGTTGCACCTGTGTATCGTCGGCCCCACCGAATACACCGATGACCTGGTCAAAGGCACCACGCAAGCGACGGGGCGGCCGGTCGCCGTACGTCGGCTGCTGGCTGACAACCCGGCGATCGTCAGCGAATGCGACGCGGTGTACATCGGCAAGCTCACGGCGGATGAACGCAGTCGGCTCTTCGCGTCGTTGATCGGCCATCCGGTGCTGAGCATCAGCGAAGGTGGCGACCAGTGCACGGTCGGTAGCCTGTTCTGCCTGCGGGTCGGCGATGATCAGGTGTCCTTCGAGGTCAACCTCGACTCTGTCGCCCGCAGCGGTGTACGCATTCACCCGAGCGTACTGCAGTTGTCGCGCCGCAAACCGGCGGCACCATGA
- a CDS encoding cupin domain-containing protein — MTAPITVLRDTHPLPVLDACKWEKLEGDPHTVNLNAYTSEDGSKIMGTWICTPGKWRVDYVKWEYCHFQEGYCVITPDGMAPIHLRAGDIFVVEPGMKGTWEVVETVRKYFVFA; from the coding sequence ATGACCGCACCCATCACCGTTTTGCGCGACACCCACCCGCTGCCGGTACTCGACGCCTGCAAATGGGAAAAACTCGAAGGCGACCCGCACACCGTCAACCTCAACGCGTACACCAGCGAAGACGGCAGCAAGATCATGGGCACGTGGATCTGCACGCCGGGCAAGTGGCGAGTCGACTATGTAAAGTGGGAGTACTGCCATTTTCAAGAAGGCTACTGCGTGATCACGCCGGATGGCATGGCGCCGATTCACTTGCGTGCAGGGGACATCTTCGTGGTTGAACCGGGGATGAAAGGCACTTGGGAAGTGGTCGAGACTGTGCGTAAGTATTTCGTCTTCGCCTGA
- a CDS encoding diguanylate cyclase domain-containing protein, producing the protein MKLFRSRIRPTLGSVIGRGHLIVALVAVTMASVSLTLLGVLALRVYADHNLQLIARSISYTVEAAVVFNDKAAATEALALIASTEEVADAQVFDAHGQLLARWQRPENGLFSELEMQVARTILEKPISLSIVHQDREVGHILLVGHGGSLMRFLLSGLAGIVLCAAISAWVGLYLARRQLHGITGPLRSLAAVAHAARSERALDRRVPPAQIAELDNLGNDFNALLDELESWQTHLQSENETLAHQASHDSLTGLPNRAFFEGRLIRALRNAGKLNERVAVLFLDSDRFKGINDNFGHAAGDAVLVAVANRIRAQLREEDLVARLGGDEFAVLLAPLHKIEDAERIADKILASMDMPIALPGDTSVVTSLSIGIAVFPDHGVTPGALLNAADAAMYQAKRLSRGAQFTAGSESSVVNLQTRS; encoded by the coding sequence ATGAAACTGTTCCGTTCCAGGATCCGCCCGACGCTGGGCTCGGTCATCGGCCGTGGACATTTGATAGTCGCGCTGGTGGCTGTGACGATGGCCAGCGTGTCGCTGACCCTGCTGGGCGTTCTGGCGCTGCGGGTTTACGCCGATCACAACCTGCAGCTGATTGCGCGCTCGATCAGCTACACCGTAGAAGCGGCGGTGGTGTTCAACGACAAGGCCGCTGCGACCGAAGCGCTGGCCCTGATCGCGTCCACCGAAGAAGTGGCGGACGCCCAGGTTTTCGATGCACACGGGCAGTTGCTGGCGCGTTGGCAGCGACCTGAGAACGGCCTGTTCTCCGAGCTGGAAATGCAGGTCGCCCGTACCATTCTGGAAAAGCCGATCAGCCTGTCGATCGTGCATCAGGACCGTGAAGTCGGCCACATTCTGCTGGTCGGCCACGGTGGCAGCCTGATGCGTTTCTTGTTAAGCGGTCTGGCGGGGATCGTCCTCTGTGCCGCGATCAGTGCCTGGGTCGGGCTGTATCTGGCGCGCCGACAGCTGCACGGCATTACCGGCCCGCTTCGCAGCCTCGCGGCAGTGGCCCACGCCGCCCGCAGCGAGCGCGCGCTGGATCGACGCGTACCGCCGGCGCAGATCGCCGAACTGGATAACCTTGGCAACGACTTCAATGCGCTGCTCGATGAACTCGAATCCTGGCAAACCCACCTGCAAAGCGAGAACGAAACCCTCGCCCATCAGGCCAGCCACGACAGCCTCACGGGCTTGCCGAACCGAGCGTTTTTCGAGGGGCGATTGATTCGCGCCCTGCGTAATGCCGGCAAGCTCAACGAGCGTGTCGCGGTGTTGTTTCTCGACAGCGACCGCTTCAAAGGCATCAACGATAACTTCGGTCACGCCGCCGGCGATGCGGTACTGGTGGCGGTCGCCAATCGGATCCGCGCGCAACTGCGTGAGGAGGATCTGGTGGCACGGCTTGGCGGTGATGAGTTCGCCGTGTTGCTCGCGCCGCTGCACAAGATCGAAGACGCCGAGCGTATTGCCGACAAGATTCTCGCCAGCATGGACATGCCCATTGCGCTGCCGGGCGACACCAGTGTGGTGACGTCGCTCAGTATCGGCATCGCGGTTTTTCCCGATCATGGCGTCACACCGGGCGCCTTGCTCAACGCCGCCGACGCGGCGATGTACCAGGCCAAGCGCCTGTCGCGTGGCGCTCAATTCACTGCCGGGTCGGAGAGCTCGGTCGTCAATCTTCAAACCAGGAGCTGA
- the mmsB gene encoding 3-hydroxyisobutyrate dehydrogenase codes for MKIAFIGLGNMGAPMARNLIKAGHSLNLVDLNKTVLAELEQLGGTIRASAREAAEDAELVITMLPAAVHVRSVWLGEDGVLAGIGKGVPAVDCSTIDPQTARDVAAAAAKQGVAMADAPVSGGTGGATAGTLTFMVGASPELFATLQPVLAQMGRNIVHCGEVGTGQIAKICNNLLLAISMVGVSEAMALGDALGIDTSVLAGIINSSTGRCWSSEMYNPWPGIVETAPASRGYTGGFGAELMLKDLGLATEAARQAHQPVVLGAVAQQLYQAMSQRGEGGKDFSAIINSYRKPQ; via the coding sequence ATGAAAATCGCATTTATCGGTCTGGGCAACATGGGCGCGCCGATGGCGCGCAACCTGATCAAGGCCGGCCATTCACTGAATCTGGTCGATCTGAACAAAACCGTGCTGGCCGAGCTGGAGCAACTGGGCGGCACCATTCGCGCCTCGGCCCGTGAAGCGGCCGAAGACGCCGAACTGGTGATCACCATGCTCCCGGCCGCGGTGCATGTGCGCAGCGTCTGGCTTGGTGAGGACGGCGTACTGGCCGGCATCGGCAAAGGCGTGCCGGCGGTGGATTGCAGCACCATCGATCCGCAGACTGCCCGCGATGTGGCCGCTGCGGCTGCCAAGCAGGGCGTGGCGATGGCTGATGCACCGGTTTCCGGTGGCACCGGTGGCGCGACCGCGGGCACGCTGACTTTCATGGTCGGCGCGAGCCCCGAGCTGTTCGCCACCCTGCAGCCAGTGCTGGCGCAGATGGGCCGCAACATCGTGCATTGCGGTGAAGTCGGCACCGGACAGATCGCCAAGATCTGCAACAACCTGCTGCTGGCGATCTCGATGGTCGGCGTCAGCGAAGCCATGGCGCTGGGCGATGCGCTGGGGATCGACACCTCGGTGCTGGCCGGGATCATCAACAGCTCGACCGGGCGTTGCTGGAGTTCGGAAATGTACAATCCATGGCCGGGCATCGTCGAAACGGCGCCGGCCTCGCGTGGTTATACCGGCGGTTTCGGTGCCGAACTGATGCTCAAGGATCTGGGGCTGGCCACCGAAGCGGCGCGTCAGGCGCACCAACCGGTGGTGCTCGGTGCGGTGGCGCAGCAGTTGTATCAGGCAATGAGCCAGCGCGGGGAAGGCGGCAAGGATTTCTCGGCGATCATCAACAGCTACCGCAAGCCGCAGTAA
- a CDS encoding OmpA family protein, with protein sequence MITVLALTGCQTAPQKGLNPAQIAVLKQQGFEPTDEGWEFGLSGKVLFGSDIESLNNQSTEIVERIGKALLGVGIERVRVDGHTDASGKETYNQQLSLRRAKSVAKVLTTVGMKEENIQLRGLGSSEPVASNNTPAGRTENRRVSIVVSAD encoded by the coding sequence ATGATCACCGTACTGGCGCTGACCGGTTGCCAGACCGCACCGCAAAAAGGCCTGAACCCGGCACAGATCGCCGTACTCAAACAACAGGGCTTCGAGCCGACCGACGAAGGTTGGGAGTTTGGCCTGTCAGGCAAAGTGCTGTTTGGCAGCGATATCGAAAGCCTGAACAACCAAAGCACCGAGATCGTCGAACGTATCGGCAAGGCGCTGCTCGGCGTCGGTATCGAGCGGGTGAGGGTCGATGGTCACACCGATGCGTCGGGCAAAGAGACCTACAACCAGCAACTGTCGCTGCGCCGTGCCAAGAGTGTGGCCAAGGTGCTGACCACCGTCGGCATGAAAGAAGAGAACATCCAGTTGCGCGGCCTTGGCAGCAGCGAACCGGTGGCGTCCAACAACACCCCCGCAGGACGCACCGAGAATCGCCGGGTGTCGATTGTGGTCAGCGCCGATTAA
- a CDS encoding LysR family transcriptional regulator, which translates to MQKNITSLGSLNWDDLKFFLEVARTRKASTAAKRLAVDYTTVSRRISSLEAALGTLLFEKSRTSGFVLTTEGQRLLGYAESIESTLHMACEQVSGSGVALSGHVRMGCTEGFGSFFITPQLSHFVDAYPAISVDILPLPHFISLSKREADIVIALERPEHGPYVCCKLCDYRLQLYATQDYLDKHPPIRRPADLSKHQFISYVDDLAFSSELLYLANVLPGANASLRSTSVIAQFVAAQQGRSLAILPCFLAAQDPRLLPVLPEEVDITRQFWMYCREDLRKLKRITLLWDYIREVTERNQGLLMGQTREMQFAD; encoded by the coding sequence ATGCAAAAAAACATCACCTCCCTGGGGTCGCTGAACTGGGACGACCTCAAGTTTTTCCTCGAAGTCGCCCGCACCCGCAAGGCCAGCACTGCGGCCAAACGGCTCGCCGTCGACTACACCACCGTGTCGCGGCGCATCAGTTCGCTGGAAGCGGCGTTGGGTACGCTGCTGTTCGAAAAATCGCGGACCAGCGGTTTTGTCCTGACCACCGAAGGCCAGCGCTTGCTGGGTTATGCCGAGTCGATTGAAAGCACGCTGCACATGGCTTGTGAGCAGGTCTCGGGGTCTGGCGTGGCCCTTTCCGGGCACGTGCGCATGGGCTGCACGGAAGGCTTCGGGAGTTTTTTCATCACCCCGCAGCTGAGCCATTTCGTCGACGCCTACCCGGCGATCTCGGTGGACATCCTACCGCTGCCGCACTTCATCAGCCTGTCCAAACGCGAAGCCGATATCGTCATCGCCCTGGAGCGTCCGGAACACGGCCCCTACGTGTGCTGCAAACTCTGCGACTACCGTTTGCAGCTCTACGCCACCCAGGACTACCTCGACAAACACCCACCGATCCGCCGCCCGGCGGATTTGAGCAAGCATCAATTCATCAGTTATGTGGATGACCTGGCGTTCAGCTCGGAACTGCTGTACCTGGCGAACGTGCTGCCCGGCGCCAACGCCAGTCTGCGCAGCACCAGCGTGATCGCGCAGTTCGTCGCGGCGCAGCAAGGGCGTTCATTGGCGATTCTGCCGTGCTTCCTCGCCGCACAGGATCCGCGCCTGCTGCCGGTATTGCCCGAGGAAGTCGACATCACCCGGCAGTTCTGGATGTACTGCCGGGAGGATCTGAGGAAGCTCAAGCGGATCACCCTGTTGTGGGATTACATCCGCGAGGTGACTGAGCGCAATCAGGGCCTGTTGATGGGGCAGACGCGGGAGATGCAGTTCGCCGATTAA
- the recD gene encoding exodeoxyribonuclease V subunit alpha yields the protein MNRTFADLSSGIDNPSSLAPLTSASDLLLLLDRWVERGWLRSLDKAFVGFLHELAPESDPLVLLAAALTSHQLGHGHVCLDLFETLKAPDFALSLPPEGDVQSGVLLLPSQLLETLDGAHWCKALASSSLVALAADNRDAAHQRPLVLSGKRLYLRRYWAYERRIDVALRTRLAQGETPPDDLPQRLDELFGPARPGAVIDWQKLACALATRGAFSIITGGPGTGKTTTVVRLLALLQAPAVEAGQPLRIRLAAPTGKAAARLTESISQQVQSLKVAETVREKIPCDVTTVHRLLGSRPGTRHFRHHAGNRLPLDVLVVDEASMIDLEMMANLLDALPPHARLVLLGDKDQLASVEAGAVLGDLCRDAEAGWYNPQTRQWLESVSGESLQDSGLHEDSDGSHPLAQQLVMLRHSRRFGEGSGIGQLARRVNQQLPEEARQLLTAGHYDDVFSLPLKGEHDHPFERLLLEGHGEGPQGYRHYLNVLRQQRPPAGRPLEHPDWINWARNVLQAFDTFQLLCAVRKGPWGVEGLNLRITEALLKARLIEHDQQWYEGRPVLMTRNDYGLGLMNGDIGIALKLPEREGPDAGKPVLRVAFPRNDGQGGVRFVLPSRLNDVETVYAMTVHKSQGSEFAHTALILPDALNPVLTKELIYTGITRAKHWFTLIEPRAGVFEEAVQRKVKRLSGLMLELEEAQG from the coding sequence ATGAACCGTACCTTCGCCGACCTGTCATCGGGTATCGACAACCCATCGAGCCTGGCGCCGCTGACGAGTGCCTCAGATCTGCTGCTATTGCTTGATCGCTGGGTCGAGCGAGGCTGGCTTCGCTCGCTGGACAAGGCCTTCGTCGGCTTTCTGCACGAACTCGCGCCCGAGTCCGATCCGCTGGTGCTGCTCGCAGCCGCACTGACCAGCCACCAACTGGGGCACGGGCATGTCTGCCTGGATCTTTTCGAAACCCTCAAGGCACCGGATTTCGCTCTGTCTCTGCCACCCGAAGGCGATGTGCAGAGTGGCGTCTTGCTGCTGCCGTCGCAGTTGCTTGAAACGCTGGACGGCGCCCATTGGTGCAAGGCGTTGGCAAGCAGCTCTCTGGTTGCGCTGGCAGCAGACAACCGCGATGCGGCGCACCAGCGGCCGTTGGTGCTGTCCGGCAAGCGCCTGTATCTGCGGCGATACTGGGCGTATGAGCGTCGCATCGATGTTGCGTTGCGCACACGTCTGGCTCAAGGTGAAACGCCGCCCGATGACCTGCCCCAGCGTCTCGATGAATTGTTCGGCCCCGCCAGGCCAGGTGCAGTGATCGACTGGCAGAAACTCGCCTGCGCCCTTGCCACTCGCGGAGCCTTCAGCATCATCACGGGTGGCCCGGGGACTGGCAAGACCACCACGGTGGTGCGCCTGCTCGCGCTGCTCCAGGCGCCGGCGGTGGAGGCCGGTCAGCCGTTGCGCATTCGTCTGGCGGCGCCGACTGGCAAGGCGGCGGCGCGTTTGACCGAGTCCATCAGCCAGCAAGTGCAGTCGCTTAAAGTCGCTGAAACCGTGCGCGAGAAGATCCCCTGCGACGTGACCACCGTCCATCGCTTGCTGGGCAGTCGTCCCGGCACCCGGCACTTCCGTCACCATGCCGGTAACCGTTTGCCGCTGGATGTGTTGGTGGTCGATGAAGCCTCCATGATCGACCTGGAGATGATGGCCAACCTGCTTGATGCGTTGCCGCCGCATGCGCGTCTGGTGCTGCTCGGCGACAAGGATCAACTCGCTTCCGTGGAGGCCGGGGCGGTGCTGGGCGATCTGTGCCGCGATGCCGAGGCTGGTTGGTATAACCCGCAGACTCGGCAATGGCTGGAATCGGTCAGTGGTGAGTCCTTGCAGGACAGTGGTCTGCACGAAGACAGTGACGGCTCCCATCCGCTGGCCCAGCAACTGGTGATGCTGCGCCATTCGCGGCGCTTCGGTGAAGGCAGCGGCATCGGTCAGCTTGCGCGTCGGGTCAATCAGCAGTTGCCGGAGGAGGCGCGGCAGTTGCTGACGGCCGGTCACTATGACGATGTGTTTTCACTGCCGCTCAAAGGCGAACACGATCACCCGTTCGAGCGGCTGCTGCTCGAAGGCCATGGCGAGGGTCCGCAGGGCTATCGCCACTATCTGAATGTGCTGCGCCAACAACGCCCGCCGGCGGGCAGACCGCTGGAGCATCCGGACTGGATCAACTGGGCACGGAATGTGTTGCAGGCGTTCGATACCTTCCAGCTGTTATGCGCTGTGCGCAAGGGGCCTTGGGGCGTTGAAGGGCTGAATCTGCGGATCACCGAAGCCTTGCTCAAAGCGCGCCTGATCGAGCATGACCAGCAATGGTACGAAGGCCGGCCGGTGTTGATGACTCGCAACGACTACGGTCTGGGTCTGATGAACGGCGATATCGGCATCGCCCTCAAGTTGCCCGAGCGCGAGGGTCCGGACGCCGGCAAACCGGTGTTGCGCGTTGCCTTTCCGCGTAACGATGGTCAGGGCGGTGTGCGTTTCGTACTGCCGAGCCGTCTCAACGATGTGGAAACGGTGTACGCGATGACGGTGCACAAATCCCAAGGCTCGGAGTTCGCCCACACCGCGTTGATCCTCCCGGATGCCTTGAATCCGGTGTTGACCAAGGAATTGATCTATACCGGTATTACTCGGGCCAAGCACTGGTTCACCTTGATTGAACCGCGGGCCGGAGTGTTTGAAGAGGCGGTGCAGCGCAAGGTCAAGCGCCTGAGCGGACTGATGTTGGAACTTGAAGAGGCTCAGGGATGA
- a CDS encoding CoA-acylating methylmalonate-semialdehyde dehydrogenase has translation MNASLTPNETTIQKVKLLIDGEWVESQTTEWHDIVNPATQQVLAKVPFATAAEVDAAISAAHRAFQTWKLTPIGARMRIMLKLQALIREHSKRIAVVLSAEQGKTIADAEGDIFRGLEVVEHACSIGTLQMGEFAENVAGGVDTYTLRQPIGVCAGITPFNFPAMIPLWMFPMAIACGNTFVLKPSEQDPLSTMLLVELAIEAGVPAGVLNVVHGGKDVVDGLCTHKDIKAVSFVGSTAVGTHVYDLAGKHGKRVQSMMGAKNHAVVLPDANREQALNALVGAGFGAAGQRCMATSVVVLVGAAKQWLPDLKALAQKLKVNAGSEPGTDVGPVISKKAKARILDLIESGIKEGAKLELDGRDIKVPGYEQGNFVGPTLFSGVTTDMQIYTQEIFGPVLVVLEVDTLDQAIALVNANPFGNGTGLFTQSGAAARKFQSEIDVGQVGINIPIPVPVPFFSFTGSRGSKLGDLGPYGKQVVQFYTQTKTVTARWFDDDSVNDGVNTTINLR, from the coding sequence ATGAACGCATCGCTTACGCCCAACGAAACCACGATCCAGAAGGTCAAGCTGCTGATCGACGGCGAGTGGGTCGAATCGCAGACCACCGAGTGGCATGACATCGTCAACCCGGCGACCCAGCAAGTGCTGGCGAAGGTGCCGTTTGCCACCGCCGCTGAAGTCGATGCCGCCATCAGTGCCGCACACCGCGCCTTCCAGACCTGGAAGCTGACCCCGATCGGCGCGCGCATGCGCATCATGCTCAAGCTGCAGGCGTTGATCCGCGAGCACTCCAAACGCATTGCCGTGGTGCTGAGCGCCGAGCAGGGCAAGACCATTGCCGACGCCGAGGGCGATATTTTCCGTGGCCTGGAAGTGGTAGAACACGCCTGTTCCATCGGCACGCTGCAAATGGGCGAATTCGCCGAAAACGTGGCGGGTGGCGTCGATACCTACACCCTGCGCCAGCCCATCGGCGTGTGCGCCGGCATCACGCCGTTCAATTTTCCGGCGATGATTCCGCTGTGGATGTTCCCGATGGCCATCGCCTGCGGCAACACCTTTGTCTTGAAGCCTTCGGAACAGGACCCGCTGTCGACCATGCTGCTGGTGGAGCTGGCGATTGAGGCCGGCGTTCCGGCGGGCGTGCTCAACGTGGTGCACGGCGGCAAGGACGTGGTGGATGGCCTGTGCACCCACAAGGACATCAAAGCCGTGTCGTTCGTCGGTTCGACTGCGGTCGGCACCCACGTCTATGACCTGGCTGGCAAGCACGGCAAACGCGTGCAATCGATGATGGGCGCGAAGAACCACGCCGTGGTGCTGCCGGACGCCAATCGCGAGCAGGCACTGAATGCGTTGGTTGGCGCCGGTTTCGGTGCGGCGGGGCAACGTTGCATGGCCACGTCGGTGGTGGTGCTGGTCGGTGCGGCGAAACAATGGCTGCCGGATCTGAAAGCGCTGGCGCAGAAACTCAAGGTCAACGCCGGCAGCGAGCCGGGCACGGATGTCGGCCCGGTGATCTCGAAGAAAGCCAAGGCGCGGATTCTCGACCTGATCGAAAGCGGCATCAAGGAAGGCGCCAAACTGGAACTCGATGGGCGCGACATCAAGGTGCCGGGCTACGAGCAAGGCAACTTCGTCGGCCCGACCCTGTTCTCGGGCGTGACGACTGACATGCAGATCTACACCCAGGAAATCTTCGGCCCGGTGCTGGTGGTGCTGGAGGTCGACACCCTTGATCAGGCTATTGCGCTGGTCAACGCCAACCCGTTCGGTAACGGCACGGGCCTGTTCACCCAGAGTGGTGCGGCGGCGCGCAAATTCCAGAGCGAAATCGACGTCGGCCAGGTCGGTATCAACATCCCGATTCCGGTGCCGGTACCGTTCTTCAGCTTCACCGGTTCCCGTGGCTCGAAACTCGGCGACCTCGGCCCGTACGGCAAGCAAGTGGTGCAGTTCTACACCCAGACCAAAACGGTCACGGCGCGCTGGTTCGACGACGACAGCGTCAACGACGGCGTGAACACCACCATCAACCTGCGCTGA